A single Metarhizium brunneum chromosome 5, complete sequence DNA region contains:
- the ppk30 gene encoding Serine/threonine-protein kinase ppk30 — protein MASYGYQTAPHQGSRHAQHGGYAPQAAPSHGGAPAGTFSPGTKIQVGSHRVVIQKYLSEGGFAHVYLVKLSKPIDGTDLAVLKRVAVPDKETLRGMRTEVETMKRLKGHRPIVTYIDSHASELRGGGYEVFLLMEYCDGGGLIDFMNTRLQHRLTEPEILHIFSDIAEGVACMHYLKPALLHRDLKVENVLIVNRGSSKRFKVCDFGSSAPPRAAPTTVVECRLMDEDLQKHTTLQYRAPEMVDVYRKQPLNEKSDIWALGVLLYKLCYYTTPFEDQGQLAILNASFKYPSHPVFSDRLKKLIGSMLKENMQSRPNIYQVLKEACAMQGRQVPIHDIYSGQAKRESRPASQPSPTKSQQGHQGAVVGAVYSPPEQEEHNVPDIVPMRRGRPTVSPGPQKQDPSRKVTVGDPFAALDSTSSQKALGADELSARFPTLDQFSLLHDKGAKFDFDSSAISPQSQHVEADQHVAERLADEAFASLQQSPEKPAPSPRPHSLTPPSQQPEHLSTPPVDRSPLNTSSAPTTTEQSQPSRASSIISSNPELKAISAQTNAKYVSTGTMTSEFSSRVSTPQFEKHSEKKLPERTPSRADQDSLPNHARPQYLRRPSLSSRPSLEDHRIQAQSTDSTLSSSTHVSRPRPASTSFESSTLDFLRERELAAKPSRMTVQSSMQNPQRRPAAAPQTIRVEGRKQTEEDLLLDVTNSPVTTQDEQTDINRRSTASTASGLKKLAGKYGDAFNRFEGASPQESVGIIQSELPELPELPQKSTSHHDAKVPPKQEPAVGPSANALIDIEEDSMTPEMRRELERQRLEEEEKRVAAAQAEYKNRVGSSGKPVPGPKIVGASQRKASTIQSRVQSLLSEEQKPSPVQRTAHGYGKYTDEQSAAPSGQKPTPSIVRRSMAPRPINATPSNDSGSITVSTSHSMPAPSQPRSTGQKPPAPKKKPTHLNSFPTGHRPPSPIKQSQHAQPEHLIAVDLPGQPVLEMSIQDKEDYIEDFAKRFPSLSSIETESQGSRRSESRR, from the exons ATGGCCTCCTACGGCTATCAAACCGCACCTCACCAGGGCTCGAGACATGCACAGCACGGAGGATACGCGCCGCAGGCTGCGCCGTCGCACGGCGGTGCGCCCGCTGGCACATTCTCCCCTGGCACCAAGATCCAGGTTGGCAGTCATCGAGTCGTTATTCAGAAATACCTATCAGAAGGAGGATTTGCACATGTCTACTTGGTCAAACTCTCCAAACCCATCGACGGTACCGATCTGGCGGTTCTTAAGCGTGTTGCTGTTCCCGACAAAGAAACGCTGCGGGGTATGCGTACCGAAGTTGAGACCATGAAACGACTTAAAGGACACCGACCGATCGTAACATATATCGATTCCCACGCTTCAGAGCTGAGAGGTGGCGGATATGAGGTTTTCCTCCTCATGGAGTATTGTGATGGTGGCGGCTTGATTGACTTTATGAACACACGCTTGCAGCATCGATTGACGGAACCCGAGATATTGCACATTTTTTCCGATATCGCTGAGGGCGTTGCTTGTATGCATTATCTCAAACCTGCCCTCCTACATCGAGACTTGAAAGTTGAAAATGTCCTCATTGTGAACCGCGGGTCGTCGAAGCGGTTTAAAGTATGCGACTTCGGATCCTCCGCCCCTCCACGAGCTGCACCGACAACCGTAGTCGAGTGTCGACTTATGGACGAGGACCTTCAGAAACACACAACACTGCAATATCGAGCGCCCGAAATGGTTGATGTATATAGAAAGCAACCGCTCAACGAAAAGTCGGATATTTGGGCATTGGGTGTGTTGCTGTATAAATTATGCTATTACACAACCCCTTTTGAAGATCAGGGACAGTTGGCTATATTGAACGCCAGTTTCAAGTATCCTAGTCATCCTGTCTTCTCGGATAGACTGAAAAAGCTTATTG GGTCTATGTTGAAAGAGAACATGCAGTCTCGGCCGAACATTTACCAAGTCCTAAAGGAAGCATGTGCCATGCAGGGCAGACAAGTTCCCATACACGAT ATATATTCGGGCCAAGCGAAACGAGAGTCGAGACCTGCAAGTCAACCATCACCCACCAAGTCTcaacaaggccatcaaggagcCGTCGTGGGTGCAGTATACTCGCCACCCGAGCAAGAAGAGCACAATGTCCCTGATATCGTGCCCATGCGACGGGGCCGTCCTACTGTTTCACCCGGGCCACAAAAGCAAGACCCGTCGCGAAAAGTCACTGTAGGTGATCCATTTGCCGCCCTCGATTCAACGAGTAGTCAAAAGGCTCTCGGGGCCGACGAGCTATCTGCGCGTTTCCCGACTTTGGACCAGTTCTCTCTTCTTCACGACAAGGGAGCTAAATTTGACTTCGACTCATCGGCAATTTCACCACAGTCTCAACACGTTGAGGCCGACCAACACGTGGCAGAGCGTCTGGCCGACGAAGCATTTGCCTCGCTACAACAGAGTCCAGAGAAACCGGCTCCCTCCCCACGACCTCACTCTCTCACTCCCCCTTCGCAGCAGCCTGAACACCTTTCCACTCCTCCTGTTGACCGATCTCCGTTGAACACGTCATCAGCGCCCACAACAACGGAGCAGAGCCAACCCAGTCGGGCCTCCTCGATTATCAGCAGTAACCCCGAGCTGAAGGCCATTTCGGCTCAGACTAACGCAAAATATGTCTCGACTGGAACGATGACGTCTGAGTTTTCTTCCAGAGTCTCAACGCCTCAATTTGAGAAACATTCAGAGAAGAAGCTCCCTGAACGTACCCCGTCCCGCGCAGACCAGGATTCGCTGCCTAATCACGCTCGCCCTCAATACCTCAGACGACCATCTCTATCGTCACGGCCGTCTTTGGAGGATCATCGAATTCAGGCCCAGTCGACGGATTCTACGTTGAGCTCATCAACACATGTCAGTCGGCCACGCCCCGCCAGCACCAGTTTTGAGTCCAGCACTCTGGATTTCCTGCGGGAAAGGGAATTGGCTGCCAAGCCTTCTAGGATGACAGTGCAGTCATCAATGCAAAATCCACAGCGGCGGCCGGCAGCTGCACCTCAGACAATCAGGGTAGAGGGCAGAAAGCAAACAGAAGAGGACCTGTTGCTAGACGTGACGAACTCCCCAGTGACAACTCAAGATGAACAAACGGATATCAATCGGAGATCGACTGCCTCAACAGCTTCTGGTCTTAAGAAATTAGCAGGCAAATATGGTGACGCTTTCAACCGGTTTGAAGGCGCTTCACCTCAGGAATCTGTAGGTATAATTCAGTCTGAGCTGCCTGAGCTACCCGAGTTGCCACAAAAGTCGACATCTCACCATGATGCAAAAGTTCCACCGAAGCAGGAACCAGCTGTTGGTCCCAGTGCCAATGCCCTGATTGATATTGAGGAGGACAGCATGACGCCAGAAATGAGGCGTGAGCTCGAACGTCAAAggcttgaagaagaagaaaaacgagttgctgctgctcaagctgAATATAAGAACCGGGTTGGCTCATCTGGGAAACCGGTTCCTGGCCCCAAGATCGTGGGGGCTTCACAACGCAAAGCCAGCACGATTCAAAGCCGCGTGCAGAGCTTGCTCAGCGAGGAGCAGAAACCATCTCCTGTTCAAAGGACTGCCCACGGTTATGGCAAGTACACCGATGAGCAGTCGGCGGCGCCTTCCGGTCAGAAACCAACGCCAAGCATCGTTCGCAGGTCAATGGCTCCCAGACCAATAAATGCGACCCCTTCCAATGACTCCGGGTCCATCACGGTTTCTACATCCCATTCAATGCCAGCACCATCCCAGCCAAGATCTACGGGGCAAAAGCCACCTGCGCCGAAGAAAAAGCCCACTCATCTAAATAGCTTCCCAACAGGACATCGTCCGCCGTCACCAATTAAGCAGAGCCAACATGCCCAGCCCGAGCACCTCATTGCAGTAGACCTCCCAGGTCAACCTGTTCTTGAAATGTCAATCCAGGATAAAGAAGACTATATCGAAGATTTTGCAAAGCGATTTCCCAGTTTAAGTTCAATAGAGACGGAATCTCAAGGCAGTCGCCGCAGTGAATCGCGACGATGA
- the pak1ip1 gene encoding p21-activated protein kinase-interacting protein 1-like yields MAKRKRQAVNGNDSAAANPVPSKKSKAADTNPKSKTSCHPETIQIIVGSYDQVLHGLTATISDDKAEFADTFLFNAHNSAIRCVAVSPPSAAVPGQTQKVLLASGSTDERINIFNLSAHPPSRKNQDLLAKIAPRPILENSKNRELGTLFHHTSTITALRFPSRSKLLTASEDSTIAIARTRDWSVLSTIKAPIPKAQGRPSGDTAAFGATPSGVNDFAIHPSMKLMISVSKGEKCMRLWNLVTGKKAGVLGFGKDMLQEIGEGRHSTGEGRKVVWGNVDGADEFAVGFDRDVVVFGMDSVPKCRLMTGQRTKVHQFTYVSADERSLLVVATEDGRILFFSTKKDDLSPPGEVNGKKGTLSSAKLVGFVGGKAEGISGRIKDIVVLPSEVNQGTLYLVGASSEGKVRVWTLQAKDLVAAATKDKTGENPIGKLAGTFESENRITCLAGYVMIPRPDGAEDSEEEGPESEVEEKDGDDDDDDDNSSEDGDE; encoded by the coding sequence ATGGCTAAAAGGAAGAGACAAGCCGTGAACGGAAACGATTCCGCCGCAGCTAACCCTGTCCCGTCCAAGAAATCCAAGGCAGCCGACACCAACCCGAAATCTAAAACGTCCTGTCATCCCGAAACCATCCAGATCATTGTCGGATCTTATGATCAAGTTCTGCACGGCTTAACTGCCACCATTtccgacgacaaggccgaaTTTGCAGATACCTTTCTCTTCAACGCACACAACTCCGCTATCCGATGCGTGGCAGTGTCGCCTCCCTCCGCAGCGGTCCCCGGACAAACACAAAAGGTGCTTTTGGCATCTGGAAGCACGGACGAGCGAATCAACATCTTCAATTTATCGGCGCACCCTCCTAGTCGGAAAAACCAAGATCTTCTCGCCAAGATTGCGCCGCGGCCTATTCTTGAGAATTCCAAGAACAGAGAACTGGGGACGTTGTTCCACCATACTTCGACAATAACTGCGCTTCGCTTCCCGTCGAGATCAAAACTTCTCACTGCCAGTGAAGACTCTACCATTGCGATTGCCAGAACAAGGGACTGGTCTGTATTGAGTACCATCAAGGCGCCTATTCCCAAGGCTCAAGGCAGACCGAGTGGTGATACGGCGGCATTTGGGGCAACGCCCTCGGGTGTGAATGACTTTGCCATTCATCCTAGTATGAAGTTGATGATCAGTGTGTCCAAGGGCGAGAAATGCATGCGCTTATGGAATTTGGTCACGGGCAAGAAGGCCGGTGTGTTGGGCTTCGGCAAGGACATGCTGCAGGAGATTGGAGAGGGACGGCATTCTACAGGGGAAGGGAGAAAAGTCGTCTGGGGAAATGTCGATGGTGCGGATGAGTTTGCCGTAGGGTTCGACCGTGACGTGGTGGTCTTTGGGATGGACAGCGTGCCCAAATGTCGCCTTATGACGGGGCAGAGAACCAAGGTCCATCAATTTACCTATGTCAGCGCCGACGAAAGGTCGCTTTTGGTGGTCGCTACCGAAGATGGACGGATACTCTTCTTTTCCACCAAGAAGGACGATTTATCACCGCCAGGGGAAGTCAatgggaagaaggggacCCTGTCCAGTGCCAAGTTGGTAGGCTTTGTAGGTGGGAAAGCAGAGGGCATATCTGGCCGGATAAAAGATATCGTGGTCTTGCCAAGCGAGGTTAACCAGGGGACGTTGTACTTGGTGGGAGCAAGCAGTGAGGGCAAAGTCCGGGTGTGGACGCTACAAGCAAAGGATTTGGTTGCGGCCGCTACGAAGGATAAGACGGGCGAGAATCCAATTGGGAAATTGGCTGGCACATTTGAGTCGGAGAATCGCATTACGTGTTTGGCGGGATATGTGATGATTCCTCGGCCAGACGGTGCGGAGGATAGTGAAGAAGAGGGCCCGGAAAGTGAGGTTGAGGAGaaggacggcgacgacgacgacgacgacgataatAGTAGTGAGGATGGAGATGAGTAA
- the FUM19_1 gene encoding ABC transporter FUM19: protein MSTCLGDNSIGPAVVGCRGDFDFTITFEETILSILPSACFIFLATPRLWVLSKRQNTKVKRHATQWLKSAFLVALVALNLGMLALAATWRPRNPVNNKIVAAGAMSSVAALLLLLLSNIEHMKSQRPSILISLYLSPTTLFDVARTRTWRLESGGRSYTAILTAKTVLQFTVILLEAMPKFHLLRGHETHTDTSPEETSGIFSLAFFYWLNPLVYKGSKKILKSDDLYPLDKRLSVSNPLNGFNNLSGRSLKPDLSSVTLLFRLVQTVGPSLLKPVPARLLLIGFSFCQPFFIQRLTSFLQEDASSVGSIGVGLIGASILIYSGLALSTSMYWYCQYRVLTRFRATLGHIIYDKSLQLPTVDDGVLTVMSMDVNRVYGGLHNVHELWANTIEVALAAWLLQRQIGTASVTPIIIVGICVSLTVAVGKFAAKYQGDWSQKTQDRVKLTSSVIAQIKELELSGRSTQIAALMQRLREDELDAGAKFRLLGTVSTCVAFGPMLLAPVITFAFTSIGRGLDTSQVYASLSCLTLLSSPLSQLFQTVPSMLASTASFKRIYDFLSKPNRAEYRSTLRSAGEKGQEQVISLRDVSFGWQEDKWSLVNLNIAFSDSQLSIVTGPVASGKSTLCMGILGEVPFVQGTVSVRPTCFGQIGFCGQTPFLTNDSIRANIVGPDQKFHEQRYKSVLQATLLDVDIRNMLQHDETLVGSNGMNLSGGQKQRVALARALYLDATLYVLDDTLSGLDTQTSNEVTRRLFGADGILRTKTVIWCTHSTEYLSLAQQVIVLGKDGKVQSCGPSNAEATSLVEESILDTTEKHGISSSSSSNGERPVVKSTVEGDNGKRLLRSRHDGKVYTQYIKALRPRILVLALVTGTLFSFGYNFGTVWVGFWAKNSFHWPDDQSQAFYLGLLALFEVFGLVSLAGFLGSTQMQMPRQAGSELHLRALKCLFSLPLTYFSSVDKGTTTNLFSQDMGMLDNQLVFAISNTLLSGFTVIGQLVVVAVATPYIAIGYPFFFGVLYLLQNYYLKTSRQLRLLDLEARSPLYSRFQDVVAGLISIRAFQWMNQYQKAFDLFLNQSLQPDYLLDLAQQWLTLNLNLIVGIIAVVVTCFATQIVASSHAGLVGASLVSLMTLSELACATVRSWVQLETSLGAVKRLQDFDDNPTREADQGRDPPVDWPTSGQITIDGVSAAYGSKTSENALVLRDIHLSVSGGEKVAIIGRTGSGKSSLLLLLMRLLHTTPDTSDKMTVDGIQLQHLSPQALRQRIIAVPQELMFLPGTETFRQLLDPDGNLSDEQCRTAIVEVGLNDLVEDLGGLDALMSEDKLSHGQKQLLSLAVAVARKLRRDQADMSRDTDTEKGSSRGILLLDEVTANVNFETEDKMLEVIFRVFGDYTVLNITHRLRSLHQFDAVYSMSGGKINAIKDAERPFMYT, encoded by the exons ATGTCGACATGCTTGGGTGATAACTCGATCGGCCCAGCTGTCGTAGGCTGTCGCGGTGACTTTGACTTCACCATCACTTTTGAGGAAACTATCTTGTCGATATTACCCTCGGCGTGCTTCATCTTCTTGGCAACGCCACGACTCTGGGTACTTTCTAAACGCCAAAACACCAAAGTGAAACGTCACGCGACCCAATGGCTGAAATCA GCCTTCCTGGTTGCCCTTGTCGCCTTGAATCTGGGCATGCTAGCTCTGGCTGCTACATGGCGACCAAGGAATCCCGTCAACAACAAAATAGTCGCTGCAGGCGCCATGTCTAGCGTGGCAGCCTTGCTACTCCTGCTTctctccaacattgaacacatgAAGAGCCAACGTCCCTCCATACTCATCAGTCTCTACCTTTCTCCAACGACCTTGTTCGATGTCGCTCGCacaaggacatggcggctCGAGTCTGGCGGGCGTTCATACACTGCCATCTTGACGGCCAAGACTGTCTTGCAGTTCACCGTTATTCTTCTGGAAGCCATGCCCAAATTCCACTTGCTACGAGGCCATGAAACGCACACGGATACAAGCCCTGAAGAAACCAGCGGCATATTCTCGCTCGCCTTCTTCTACTGGCTTAACCCGCTGGTTTACAAGGGCTCAAAGAAAATTCTCAAGTCGGATGATTTGTATCCGCTTGACAAGCGCCTCTCGGTGAGCAACCCGCTCAATGGCTTTAACAACTTGTCCGGTCGCTCCTTGAAACCTGATTTAAGCAGCGTGACGCTGCTCTTCCGCCTCGTGCAAACCGTAGGGCCATCACTTCTTAAGCCAGTCCCAGCACGGCTACTATTGATCGGGTTTTCATTTTGTCAACCTTTCTTCATTCAGCGGCTTACTAGTTTTCTCCAAGAAGATGCATCATCCGTTGGGAGCATTGGCGTGGGGCTCATCGGGGCGAGTATCCTTATATACTCTGGATTGGCTTTATCCACGTCCATGTACTGGTATTGCCAGTACCGAGTCCTGACCAGGTTTCGCGCGACCCTTGGCCATATCATCTATGACAAGAGTCTCCAGCTACCCACAGTAGATGATGGCGTCTTGACTGTGATGAGCATGGACGTTAATCGCGTCTATGGGGGTCTTCACAACGTTCATGAGCTGTGGGCAAACACGATTGAGGTCGCGCTCGCGGCATGGCTACTGCAGAGACAGATTGGGACTGCATCCGTGACACCAATTATCATTGTGGGCATTTGCGTTAGCCTCaccgttgccgttggcaagTTTGCCGCAAAGTATCAAGGCGACTGGTCACAGAAGACGCAGGACCGTGTGAAACTTACATCGAGCGTGATTGCACAAATCAAGGAGTTGGAGTTATCAGGCAGGAGCACACAGATAGCAGCTCTAATGCAGCGTCTTCGCGAAGATGAGCTAGACGCGGGCGCCAAATTTCGTCTCCTTGGCACCGTCTCAACTTGCGTCGCCTTTGGACCTATGCTGCTTGCCCCTGTTATCACATTTGCCTTCACTAGTATCGGCCGAGGTCTCGACACCTCGCAGGTTTACGCCTCGCTGTCGTGCTTAACGCTACTTTCAAGCCCGCTCTCTCAGCTATTTCAGACAGTCCCATCAATGTTGGCGTCTACTGCGAGCTTCAAGAGAATCTACGACTTTCTTTCCAAGCCGAACCGAGCCGAATACCGAAGCACCCTCCGTTCTGCCGGTGAAAAGGGGCAAGAGCAGGTCATCTCATTACGAGACGTCAGTTTTGGTTGGCAGGAAGACAAGTGGTCGCTAGTTAACCTCAACATTGCATTCTCTGACTCTCAGTTATCCATCGTCACAGGCCCCGTCGCGTCTGGAAAGTCAACGCTCTGTATGGGTATCTTGGGTGAAGTTCCTTTCGTTCAGGGTACAGTCAGCGTTCGACCGACCTGTTTTGGGCAAATAGGCTTTTGCGGCCAAACCCCATTTCTTACCAATGATTCTATTCGCGCAAACATCGTTGGCCCTGACCAAAAGTTCCATGAACAGCGTTACAAGTCAGTCCTACAGGCGACTCTACTGGATGTGGACATTCGAAATATGTTGCAGCACGATGAGACGTTAGTTGGAAGCAACGGAATGAATCTTAGTGGCGGCCAGAAACAGCGAGTAGCCTTGGCTCGCGCCTTATATCTCGACGCAACTCTCTATGTTCTAGACGATACGCTCAGCGGCCTCGACACGCAAACGTCCAATGAGGTCACTCGGCGGCTTTTTGGGGCAGATGGCATCTTACGGACAAAAACAGTCATTTGGTGCACTCACTCAACTGAATACCTCTCGCTCGCGCAGCAGGTCATCGTTCTAGGAAAGGATGGCAAGGTGCAGAGTTGTGGTCCTTCCAATGCCGAGGCAACTAGCCTTGTTGAAGAGAGCATACTGGATACCACAGAAAAACACGGCATTTCGTCCTCTAGCAGTTCAAATGGCGAACGGCCGGTGGTCAAGTCCACGGTCGAGGGAGACAATGGCAAGCGACTACTCCGAAGCCGGCATGACGGAAAGGTCTACACCCAGTATATCAAGGCTCTTCGTCCCAGAATCTTGGTGTTAGCTCTTGTAACCGGAACCCTGTTCAGCTTTGGGTATAATTTTGGAACAGTGTGGGTAGGATTCTGGGCCAAAAACTCGTTCCATTGGCCCGATGATCAGTCTCAAGCATTCTACCTTGGCCTTCTCGCCCTCTTCGAAGTGTTCGGCCTTGTTAGTCTCGCCGGCTTTCTCGGTAGTACGCAGATGCAAATGCCCAGACAAGCAGGTTCTGAGCTCCATTTGAGGGCACTCAAGTGCTTATTCAGTCTGCCATTGACTTATTTTAGTTCTGTAGACAAGGGTACAACGACGAACCTTTTCTCGCAAGATATGGGCATGCTTGATAACCAACTCGTATTTGCTATTTCCAATACTTTACTATCAGGATTCACAGTCATTGGGCAGCTAGTTGTCGTCGCTGTTGCAACACCGTACATTGCCATCGGATAcccctttttctttggagTCCTGTACTTGCTCCAGAACTACTATCTCAAAACGTCGAGACAACTTCGATTGCTGGACCTCGAGGCGAGAAGTCCTTTGTA TTCTAGGTTCCAGGACGTTGTCGCAGGTTTGATTTCCATCCGAGCATTTCAGTGGATGAATCAATACCAGAAAGCATTTGACCTGTTCTTGAACCAGTCTTTACAGCCGGATTATCTGCTCGATCTTGCCCAACAGTGGCTGACACTGAATCTGAACCTGATTGTTGGCATCATCGCCGTTGTAGTCACTTGCTTTGCCACACAAATTGTGGCATCATCTCATGCCGGACTTGTTGGCGCTAGTTTGGTGTCGCTCATGACGCTCAGCGAATTAGCATGCGCAACCGTGCGATCATGGGTTCAGTTGGAGACCTCTCTTGGTGCAGTGAAGCGCCTGCAGGATTTCGACGATAATCCTACTCGAGAGGCTGACCAAGGTAGGGACCCTCCAGTGGATTGGCCAACGTCAGGACAAATTACCATTGATGGCGTTTCGGCCGCTTATGGCAGCAAGACATCTGAGAACGCTTTGGTACTTCGTGACATTCACCTCAGCGTCAGCGGTGGCGAGAAGGTTGCGATTATTGGCAGGACAGGAAG CGGAAAATCATCgcttctcctccttcttATGCGGCTGCTCCATACTACTCCTGACACCTCGGACAAGATGACGGTCGACGGGATTCAACTACAGCATTTGAGCCCTCAGGCCCTGCGGCAGAGGATCATCGCTGTTCCACAGGAACTGATGTTTCTGCCTGGCACGGAAACCTTCAGACAGCTCCTTGATCCTGATGGAAACCTAAGCGACGAGCAGTGTAGGACCGCTATTGTCGAGGTTGGCCTAAACGATCTTGTCGAGGACTTGGGTGGCTTAGACGCTCTGATGTCTGAAGACAAATTAAGCCACGGACAGAAACAGCTCCTAAGTCTTGCTGTAGCTGTGGCAAGAAAGCTGCGCAGAGATCAAGCCGACATGTCAAGAGACACGGATACAGAAAAGGGCAGCAGTAGAGGCATCTTGCTGCTTGACGAGGTGACAGCTAACGTGAATTTCGAAACAGAGGACAAGATGCTGGAAGTTATCTTTCGCGTCTTTGGCGACTACACTGTGCTAAATATCACGCACCGACTCAGGTCTCTGCATCAATTTGACGCCGTGTACTCAATGTCGGGGGGCAAgatcaatgccatcaaggaTGCTGAGAGGCCATTCATGTATACTTGA